TTTATTAACGCTCCTGATTCCTAAGTCGGATATGATGAAGCAACAAACAACTTTTCTTTTTTGAATTTAGTTGAGAGCACTCTTTACAGCATCAATATAATAGGATAAATTATTGGTCTTAGTAATAATATCAGGAGTAATTCCTTTGCCAATCTCACGGTATTCCTCTCCTTTTCTGTTAATTAAAATACCTGTAGTAAGTTTCAATATCGCTCCGTCTAACAATCTAAATTCAGAATTATCAGAAGTTAGCCCTTGCGTGTTAGCCCCTATTATTCTAACATTTTTCTGTCCTGCTAAAGCCGCTGTCACAAACTCTCCGGAACTTGCCGTTTTCTTACTTACCAGTACAAAAACCGGAATATCTTTATTTTTAAGCTTGATTTTTTCTACATTAATTGTGGCAATTATGGTATTATCAAACAGTATATTTTTATCTTTATATTTGTAATACCCCACTTTACCTTCATTGTCTTTGGATCCTACCACATTCTGCTGATCAAGGAAAGGCTCAATGGCTCTGAACATTGGAGAAAACATACCACCATCATTTTCACGGAGATCAATAATCCAGGCTTGAAGTTGATGGGTGTCCAAAAGTTTTATTTTCTCATAAAAATCACGCACATAGAGATTCCAGTCATCATTATTCAGATTCCCAATGGCCGGTATGGTGATATACCCAAGGTCTCCATTAATCAGACTGTCTTTGGGAAACGGGAATTCAAGACCGGATTCTTTATACGTTTTCATATAAGACTGAACCATTTCAGGAGGATAAAACCCTGAATGATGATCTTCTAAACTTTTAATACTGTTAACAATCACCGGATAGGCTTCTTTATTTGTTTTTTTCCCTTTTATTGCATTCATTGCCTCGACAGTAACGGCATCCCAGTTAATCTTTCCTTTGTTGACTGAATGGTGCTTCATAAGCAATATCGCATCTGCAACATACTTTTTTGGATTATCCTGAGCGTTAATATGCTGATTACAAAACAAAAAGCAGATTATTATAGTATATAAAAGTTTCATATTTCAATGCTAGGTTTTAATGTAACGGTTAAAATGCAAATCTATCTATTTATTTGTATAATTAATAATTTGAATTGCAGGAATGTATAACTTTATCTTATCTGGAAAAAT
This genomic window from Chryseobacterium sp. MEBOG06 contains:
- a CDS encoding S41 family peptidase, producing MKLLYTIIICFLFCNQHINAQDNPKKYVADAILLMKHHSVNKGKINWDAVTVEAMNAIKGKKTNKEAYPVIVNSIKSLEDHHSGFYPPEMVQSYMKTYKESGLEFPFPKDSLINGDLGYITIPAIGNLNNDDWNLYVRDFYEKIKLLDTHQLQAWIIDLRENDGGMFSPMFRAIEPFLDQQNVVGSKDNEGKVGYYKYKDKNILFDNTIIATINVEKIKLKNKDIPVFVLVSKKTASSGEFVTAALAGQKNVRIIGANTQGLTSDNSEFRLLDGAILKLTTGILINRKGEEYREIGKGITPDIITKTNNLSYYIDAVKSALN